DNA sequence from the Alkalidesulfovibrio alkalitolerans DSM 16529 genome:
AGGGCGGCCACGACCGCGAGACGGCCGCGCGCCTGGCCGCACTCGGCCCGGCCTTCAGCCTGCTGCGCGGGCGTGAGGTGGTGGCCTGCGCCGGGATCATGCTCGGGCCGGTGCGGCCCGACGGCACGCGCGCGGGCGATGCCTGGGCGCTCACGGGCGAGGCCGTGGAGCGCTTTCCCCTGGCCTTTCACCGCGCGGTGCGGCGCACGCTTGGCGCGCTCGTGGCGGGGCACGGCCTTTCGCGGGTCCAGGCCTTGTGCCTGGCCGGACACGCGCGCTCGCGGCGCTGGCTGAACCGACTTGGATTTCGGCGCGAGACCCTGGAGCCGGGCATGGCCTGCATGCTGCCGGGCGCGCGCCTGCACCTGTACGCACTCACACGGGAGGACGGATCATGAGCGGAATCGAACCCTGGATTCTGGCGAGCTCCATCGCCACCACGGGCGTGGGGATGATCTCGGGCCAGGCCCAGGCCCAGGCGCAGGCCCAGGCGGCGCGCCAGGCCGCCGAATACCAGCGCCAGATGGCCGAGAACAACGCCCTGGCGGCCGAGCAGCAGGCCGATCTGGAGAAGAAGATGGCCGAGAAGCGGCTTGCGGCCATCCGCCAGGAGGGCGCGGGCCAGAGCGGCGCGCTTCGGGCGCGCATGGCGCGAAGCGGTGTGAGCCTGCTGGACGAGGACGGCTCGGCCATGGACGTGCTGGGCCAGGTGGCGGCGGACTACGCGGGCCACGCCGAGGCCGAGAAGTGGAAGAGCGACTATGCCGTGCAGAATCTCCTGCACCGCGCCGAGACGTACCGGCACGGCGGGCTGCTCGCGGACATGGAGGGCGCGGCCAGGGCCGGGGCCATCCGGAGCTCGTCCATGAGTTCGCTCACCCAGGGCCTGCTCGGCCTCACGCACAACACCCTGGCTTCCGGCCACAAATACAATTGGTGGTAGCGGACCGCTAAAGTGACGACAGACGATGAAGGGCGGCTCCGTGCGGAGCCGCCCTGTTTTGTGGAAGTAGGAAAACGAGGGTCATACTTGGAATCGTAACTCATTGACGATCTTAAGATGTGACCCGTCGGCACGTTTTTATGCGATATAATATATTGCCATTATAATGCTACTGCGAAATAAAATATCTAATGATTTCTAGCAAGAGAGGCGAAGGCTTTTTGTTGCAATCATACAGATGTAAATACATATTTACCCCCATTTACAATCGAATGATAGTTGGTGGTAATAATCATATTTCTCGTCATTCTTACTTAGCGAGGGGGGTAAAATGCGTATCACGTCGCTGTTCATTGTTATGTTGTCGCTATTTGTATCTGCCTGTAGCTATAAGGTCCCAACCGAAGTTTCTCCCGCAACAAACATCTACTCGACCTATGAGGACAAAATTCCAGGTAAATTCTACCTTGTGTCGGATTCTGGAATGAAAAATATCCATAGGGATATCAAACCATCATCTTACGTTTGCAGCGCACATTCATATCCATTGACTGTTGATTCATCTGTATCGCAATCAGTTCGTGCGACTCTTCAAAATGTTTTTGAAAACATAGAAGAGATTGATCACATGCCAACAGTTGAGATGATGGGAAAAGATGGAGCTCAGGGTGTCGTTTTCGTTAAGATGAAGAGATTCGAGCCGAGCATACGATTCGCAATGGGCTTTTGGTCTGGGACTGGAATTGGCACATGCGATATGGTCATTGAAGTTGTTGTAAAGGATAAAAATAATCAAACTCTTGTCAATACGACAGTTGGCGGAAACAGAACGACGGAAGGCGATTCCGGAGCTGGATGCGGAGGAGGGGCAGAAGTCCTTTCTCGGGCTATATACGAGACGACAAGAGACACAATGGAAAGGTTGGCCGAGCGAGTAGCTAACTCAACCAAAGTGCGAGAGGCTGTTTCATCAGATATTGCAATGCAGACGAACCCTTCTGTGGCTGCCGATTAGCATGAGTTAGGCTGAAAAGCACCAGCGCTTCTGCATCTCACCCCTCTTTCCTGAGAATGGAAGGAGGGGTGCTGGCTTATCTATGACGGGGCTCCAGTGGCCAGGAGGCCGCCTGGCGCGGCGCGGCTGGCCGCATATCCCGAACTGGTGGAGCGTGAGCTGGACGAGGCCGTGCGCCATGCGGCGCTCTTCGGGCCGGACGATGAGACGAAGCGGGGCGAGTACGTGCGCAGCCTGGCCTCGACTGTGCTCGGCAAGGCGGTGCAGACGCGCCTTGCCGACGATCCCGGCGCGGCGAGGGTTTTGCTCGATCGCTGGGGCGGGTTTTTCCACGATCCCGAGCGCGGCAGGCTGGACGCGGAGATCGGCGAGGCGCTGCGCGGCAGACGGATCGACCAGGCCTGGCAGGAGGTGGCCCCGGCCATCCGCCACGACGCGGATGCCGAAACGCTCGGCGCCGCGCTGCGCGATCCGGGTTTTGCCGCCCGCCACGGCCTGAGCCCGGACGACGCGGCGCATCTGGGCGACCGGCTGGCCGTGGCCTTTGCCGCCAGCCGCCGGAACCACGCCCGCGAGCAGGAGCAGGGGGCGCAGCGGGAAACCGAGCGCTTCTGGGAACTGGCGCAGGACGACCCGGCCGGGGCGCTGGACCACCTGCGCCGGGCGAAGCACCTCTCCGGGGAACAGGCGCAGCGCTTCCGCGAGGCCTTGCTCGACCAGACACGGGACTGGCAGTCGCCGCCCGCCGCGCCCGGCGCGGAACATCCCGGCGTGACCGAACCCGTTGCCCCGGTCCCGGCTCCGGCTGCCCCTGGCGACCCCGCCGCCCAGGCTTCGGCTCCTGTCGCTCCGGCCCCCGCCGAGCCTGCCGCTCCTGCTTCGGACAGTCACGAGGACTGGCGGCTCAGACAACTGGGCGCGGATAAGCCGCAGGCGTTGCGGGAGAGGGACTACGACCACGATATCGTTCCCGACGTGGAGATCGTGCAGCAGGAGAACATCCGGGCGCTCATCGACCAGATGGCGCGCTTGAAGTTTCCGGAAACCGGCGACCTCAACCGCGATGTCCATGCGCAGCGCGAGGAATACCGGCAGCAACTGCAACGCACGTTCGTCTCGGAGATGGTGCTGGGCCGGGATGCGCGCAAGGCGGTCTGGGCCGAGTTGGAGGGGGTCGAATCGCGGCGGCGGCCCGACCCGGCCCTGGTGAACGCCGCCCTCACTCCCCAGGCCGGGATTGACCCGCAGACATTGGCGAACGCCGTGTCCAACGACGAGAAGAGTCTGGGCCAGTACACGCGGGACCGGGGCCGGATGCAGGACGACATCCATGCGCTGTGGAACAAGAGGCGCAACAAGACGATCACGGACGAGGAGAACGACCGTCTCGAACGCCTCGAACGGGATCTTCCGCCCGAGGTGAAGGCGAAGAACGCCATGGATTGGCTCATCACTGTGGCCAACGAGGAGTTCCAGGACAAGGCG
Encoded proteins:
- a CDS encoding virion core protein, T7 gp14 family, which encodes MSGIEPWILASSIATTGVGMISGQAQAQAQAQAARQAAEYQRQMAENNALAAEQQADLEKKMAEKRLAAIRQEGAGQSGALRARMARSGVSLLDEDGSAMDVLGQVAADYAGHAEAEKWKSDYAVQNLLHRAETYRHGGLLADMEGAARAGAIRSSSMSSLTQGLLGLTHNTLASGHKYNWW